A section of the Candidatus Acidiferrales bacterium genome encodes:
- a CDS encoding septum formation initiator family protein — protein MTLKNFRGFLKRLKKKNAAILFVLSVGLVYVLFDSHGLIQRIRLESEKSSLENKIRELEQEDASLQIEIQKLETDYKEIERIAREKYFMHRNGEKIIKVQPK, from the coding sequence ATGACTTTAAAAAATTTCCGGGGATTTCTCAAAAGGCTGAAGAAAAAAAATGCAGCCATTCTTTTCGTCCTGTCAGTAGGCTTGGTCTACGTCCTCTTCGATTCACACGGGCTAATTCAGCGGATCAGGCTCGAAAGCGAAAAATCTTCACTCGAGAATAAAATCAGGGAGCTGGAGCAGGAGGATGCGTCTCTTCAAATTGAGATCCAAAAATTGGAGACTGACTATAAGGAAATTGAACGGATAGCGCGAGAGAAGTATTTTATGCATAGAAATGGCGAAAAGATCATCAAAGTTCAGCCAAAGTAA
- a CDS encoding D-alanine--D-alanine ligase, translating into MKIAVLLGGSSPEREVSIASGKGVMKGLRELGHEAVAIDPALGNDQISETELFSRAIEAAPPSREFLAKLSTKNYLATVESQITGNFDLVFIILHGRWGEDGIIQSLLELAPIRYTGSGIMASAIAMDKVMSKKLFIHHGIPTAKWYDYKRNSQPRPETIKKEITKLGYPNVVKPNDQGSSVAISIVKNESELETALDEAEKHSDVVLVEEYIPGAELTVSILGDEPLPVIEIRPHDGFYDYLHKYTKGMTDYLVPAPIEKSFALKLQEIALNTFKSLCCKTFGRVDFRIGDDNVPYCLEVNTIPGMTETSLVPKAAAAVGISFKELVGKIVELSLQGK; encoded by the coding sequence TGCTCGGCGGGAGTTCGCCGGAGCGGGAGGTCTCTATCGCCTCCGGCAAAGGAGTCATGAAGGGGCTCCGCGAATTGGGACACGAAGCAGTCGCCATTGACCCCGCTCTCGGCAATGATCAAATTTCTGAGACGGAATTGTTTTCACGGGCGATTGAGGCGGCTCCGCCGTCCCGGGAATTTCTGGCAAAATTATCTACAAAAAATTATTTGGCTACCGTTGAATCGCAGATTACCGGCAATTTCGATCTCGTATTCATCATACTTCACGGCAGATGGGGAGAAGACGGAATAATCCAATCGCTTCTTGAGTTAGCTCCCATTCGTTACACCGGCTCGGGGATCATGGCAAGTGCGATTGCGATGGACAAGGTCATGTCGAAAAAATTATTCATACACCACGGCATACCGACTGCAAAGTGGTACGATTACAAAAGGAACTCGCAGCCGAGGCCCGAAACGATCAAGAAGGAAATTACAAAATTAGGATATCCGAACGTTGTTAAGCCGAACGACCAGGGATCATCGGTTGCAATTTCAATAGTAAAAAACGAAAGCGAACTCGAGACCGCACTTGACGAGGCTGAGAAACATTCCGACGTGGTACTCGTTGAAGAGTATATTCCCGGCGCCGAATTAACGGTAAGCATACTCGGCGATGAGCCGCTTCCAGTGATTGAGATAAGACCTCATGACGGCTTCTACGATTATCTTCACAAATACACAAAAGGAATGACAGACTATCTCGTGCCGGCACCCATCGAAAAATCATTCGCGCTTAAACTCCAGGAAATTGCGCTCAACACATTCAAATCTCTCTGCTGCAAAACCTTTGGAAGGGTCGATTTCAGAATCGGCGATGACAATGTTCCCTACTGTCTCGAGGTGAATACAATTCCTGGAATGACTGAGACAAGTCTTGTTCCTAAGGCAGCGGCCGCTGTCGGAATTTCCTTCAAAGAGCTCGTTGGAAAGATCGTCGAGCTGAGCCTGCAAGGCAAATGA
- a CDS encoding ROK family protein: MNYIIGIDLGGTYIKAGAITKEGKILEEVSVPSHAEINPQAVVGQIAGAVKILKEKFKNDELSGVGIGSPGMVDLDGGTVKYPPNFAAWTVFRLGEETAKIIGDNVRVENDANAAAVGELKFGAGRGLKNFVMITLGTGVGGGFIIDGDVFRGENGGAGEIGHTTIDYDGPRCNCGNYGCVEAYVGQKYLSQRVIEKLKAHPESVLNEFVSRNGEKLEPKMISEAAGKGDKFALQIWEETGSYVGVAVASALNMFDLSTVIVGGGVSEAGKPLLSSIEKTAKARVLSPLKPKVKILQAQLQNSAGILGAAALIAD; encoded by the coding sequence ATGAATTACATCATCGGAATCGACCTTGGCGGAACGTATATCAAAGCGGGTGCAATAACTAAAGAGGGAAAAATTCTTGAAGAAGTTTCCGTACCGTCGCATGCCGAGATAAATCCACAGGCGGTCGTCGGGCAAATAGCGGGTGCCGTGAAAATATTGAAAGAAAAATTTAAGAATGATGAACTATCTGGTGTTGGGATAGGCTCACCGGGAATGGTTGATCTCGACGGAGGCACGGTAAAGTATCCGCCGAATTTTGCGGCCTGGACCGTATTTCGTTTGGGCGAGGAGACCGCAAAGATCATCGGCGACAATGTTAGAGTCGAGAACGATGCGAACGCTGCGGCGGTCGGTGAATTGAAATTCGGTGCCGGAAGAGGATTGAAAAATTTCGTGATGATCACACTCGGAACCGGCGTGGGTGGCGGCTTCATAATCGACGGCGATGTTTTCCGCGGCGAGAACGGCGGCGCCGGTGAAATCGGGCACACCACTATCGATTACGACGGGCCACGATGCAACTGCGGCAATTATGGATGCGTCGAAGCTTATGTCGGACAAAAATACCTGTCGCAGAGAGTGATAGAAAAATTGAAGGCTCATCCTGAATCTGTTCTGAATGAGTTTGTCAGCCGCAACGGAGAAAAATTGGAACCCAAGATGATCAGCGAAGCCGCCGGCAAGGGCGACAAATTCGCACTCCAAATTTGGGAGGAGACCGGATCATATGTTGGCGTTGCAGTAGCATCTGCACTTAACATGTTTGATCTCTCAACGGTAATTGTCGGTGGCGGAGTCTCAGAAGCAGGAAAACCATTGTTGAGCTCGATCGAGAAGACAGCCAAGGCCCGGGTCCTTTCGCCGTTGAAACCGAAGGTGAAAATCTTACAAGCTCAGCTGCAAAACTCGGCGGGCATACTCGGCGCCGCAGCGCTCATTGCCGACTAG
- a CDS encoding replication-associated recombination protein A, which translates to MAKRSSKFSQSKRTPLGRESGLFAPPKTVIPLAERVRPQEFGEFVGQDHLVGENGTLRKMLDAGNVRSMILWGPPGTGKTTLARLIAGKLQADFFQINAVSSGVQELREIISTAEKSLEAGRRTILFIDEIHRFNKAQQDALLESVENGSIILIGATTENPSFEVISPLLSRSQVYVLENLGEKELRSILNRTLQHDEILKKIGDESGEGPVISQDAEQEMIRLSGGDARVMLNALEVATDLAKKQKPFHINREMIREAYQIRHYKYDRTGEEHYNSISAFIKSVRGSDPDAAVYYLARMLEAGEDPKFIARRLIILASEDIGNAEPYALTLATACFTAVDYIGMPEARIILAQATTYLSSCPKSNASYMSIERATADVREKPYLPVPLHLRNAPTNLMKELGYHKDYKYSHEFQNHFIEQQYLPDELKDRIYYEPTEIGRELTLKKYLESIWNKRKK; encoded by the coding sequence ATGGCGAAAAGATCATCAAAGTTCAGCCAAAGTAAACGGACTCCTTTAGGCCGCGAATCCGGATTATTTGCTCCACCGAAAACAGTAATCCCGCTTGCAGAGAGAGTTAGGCCGCAGGAATTTGGAGAATTTGTCGGGCAGGATCATCTGGTCGGAGAAAACGGCACACTCCGCAAGATGCTCGACGCCGGCAACGTTCGTTCCATGATACTCTGGGGTCCTCCGGGAACCGGTAAAACGACTTTAGCGCGCTTGATAGCGGGAAAACTTCAGGCGGATTTTTTTCAGATCAATGCAGTTTCTTCGGGCGTTCAGGAACTCCGTGAAATAATCTCAACTGCGGAAAAGTCTCTTGAGGCGGGAAGGCGCACCATTTTATTCATAGATGAAATCCATAGGTTTAATAAGGCACAGCAGGACGCACTTCTTGAAAGCGTTGAAAACGGATCGATAATCCTTATCGGTGCAACGACAGAGAATCCTTCGTTCGAAGTGATATCGCCTCTTCTCTCGAGAAGCCAGGTTTATGTTTTGGAAAACCTCGGCGAGAAGGAACTTAGGTCCATTCTTAATCGTACTCTTCAACACGATGAAATTCTCAAGAAAATCGGCGACGAATCGGGTGAGGGTCCCGTTATTTCGCAGGATGCCGAACAGGAGATGATCAGGCTGAGCGGCGGTGATGCGAGAGTGATGCTGAACGCATTGGAAGTGGCTACCGATCTTGCTAAAAAACAAAAGCCTTTCCACATAAACCGAGAGATGATACGTGAGGCATACCAGATCAGGCATTACAAATACGACAGAACCGGCGAGGAGCATTACAATTCCATTTCGGCTTTCATAAAGAGCGTCCGCGGCAGCGATCCTGACGCTGCGGTTTACTATCTCGCGCGAATGCTGGAAGCGGGCGAAGATCCCAAATTTATCGCGAGACGGCTGATCATCCTTGCGTCCGAGGACATCGGAAATGCCGAACCTTATGCTCTCACGCTGGCGACGGCATGTTTTACTGCAGTCGACTACATCGGAATGCCCGAAGCAAGGATCATACTGGCACAGGCAACTACTTATCTTTCGAGTTGCCCGAAGAGCAACGCTTCATATATGTCGATCGAAAGAGCAACTGCAGACGTGCGCGAAAAGCCATATCTTCCTGTACCACTTCATCTGAGAAACGCACCGACGAACTTAATGAAGGAACTCGGTTATCACAAAGATTACAAATATTCTCACGAGTTTCAGAACCATTTCATCGAGCAACAATATCTTCCCGATGAACTCAAAGACAGAATTTATTATGAACCCACGGAGATAGGCCGGGAATTAACTCTAAAAAAATATCTTGAATCAATCTGGAACAAGAGAAAAAAATGA